The genomic interval CGCGATCGCCTCAGTCATCTGTAATCGAGATCTATAATTGGAGTCCCTATGTTGTATCTCGCTCGGGTACAGAAAGAAGAAGAACCAGAAGCCAAGGTGCAACTCCTGGCCAACCAGCAAGCCGAAGCCACTTGGAATCTGGCAATTGAAACAGAGATTGTGGCAGCACCACTGGCCAACTCCTTTGGCGAAGGACAACTGGTGCTGGTTACGCTAAATAGCGATCGCCAAGTGGTCGATATTGCCGATGCCAAAGATTGGGTACTCAAGCTAGTCAAGCACTATTTATCTTCCGGTATTACCCCGGAAGTCTTGCAAAAAGAAACCGAACAAGCCGAAAAATGGCGGCAGTCCTTGACGTTGCAAAGCCAAGAAGTTGCCAGTAACCGCCTGCAACTGGAGGCTCGTCAAGCTCAGTTAGAGATTATTCGTGCCGATCTCAATGAGGAAAAAGAGAAATGGGTTCGGGAGAAAGCCGATCTCGAAAGAGCATTGCAAGCTTTGACTAGCGAACAAGAAGACTCGGAAACGTCAGAAATGTCAGAAACATCTGAGCTGAGTTAGAGAAGTTATCCAAGATGGTTGAATTGGCGATCGCATCCAAGCCATGGCAATAATTGCCATTTTGTGCCAAGATCGAGGAAATCTTCAAGATGGCCGTGCGATGAAAACCATGAATGTCTCTCTTCCCGATCCAATGCGGGATTATGTCGATTTGCAAGTTCAGATGGGAGGTTATGGAAGTGCCAGTGAATATATCCGCGATCTAATTCGTCAAGACCGGAAGCGCAAAGTTCAAGAAGAGTTAGAAACTTTGCTCCTGGAAGGACTTAACTCTGGGGATGCTACAGCAATGAGCGATCGCGACTGGCAAGAAATTCGCCAAGTTGTTCGCGACAAATTAAATCAACAGCAGCATGGTTGACATTCGCAAGCGTCCGCAGGTTATTCGCGACTTAATTGATATCGCAACTTACATTGCTAATACCAACCTCGATCTGAGCGATCGTTTTCTGCAAGCGGCGGAACAAACCTTTCAACAACTCGGACAGATGCCAGAAATGGGTAAGCGCTGTCAGTTCGAGCGTCCAGAATTACAAAATATTCGTCAAATAGGAGTCAAAGAATTTAGGAACTATATTATTTTTTATAGCTTGAGCGAGAGAACCGTTGAAGTTATCCGAGTTATTCATGGAGCGCGAGATCTAGAACGTCTGTTAACAGAAGATGATGAGACAGGATGATGGACGATCGAGCGATCGCACGTCATTTTTTTCTGTAGAGAGAGGACAAAGGCAAATCGCTTATCGGCTATCCATTTCAGCCAGCCACTGTTGCAGCGC from Roseofilum casamattae BLCC-M143 carries:
- a CDS encoding type II toxin-antitoxin system ParD family antitoxin translates to MAIIAILCQDRGNLQDGRAMKTMNVSLPDPMRDYVDLQVQMGGYGSASEYIRDLIRQDRKRKVQEELETLLLEGLNSGDATAMSDRDWQEIRQVVRDKLNQQQHG
- a CDS encoding type II toxin-antitoxin system RelE/ParE family toxin; its protein translation is MVDIRKRPQVIRDLIDIATYIANTNLDLSDRFLQAAEQTFQQLGQMPEMGKRCQFERPELQNIRQIGVKEFRNYIIFYSLSERTVEVIRVIHGARDLERLLTEDDETG